Proteins encoded together in one Desulfonatronum thiosulfatophilum window:
- a CDS encoding KamA family radical SAM protein translates to MELWQEQLQDFVHTLERLKRHINVTEQEEQAITEMPTRWGTTPYFAGLMDRDDPNCPIRRQVVPSIQEQQNKYGIPNYLIWKENRNTDEVRPDSIARQYTDRVAFTVTDVCANYCRHCFRKELVVDQELKLRFDVEEGLDWIREHPEVRDVLITGGDPFLLSDDKLDYLIRKLREMPHLQMIRFGTRTPIVLPHRITNGLRKVLSGRHDIPIWINTQCNHPREITDLTAQGIYDLLTCGVNVGNQAVLLKGINDDVETFRELHQKLLTVRIRPYYVFYCEPAPGIDHFRTPVEKGAELIRDAIRGHTTGLAQPMYVIATRIGKIPLMPDYYIQAKNEKEYTLRNYQGKTTPWPTISE, encoded by the coding sequence ATGGAGCTTTGGCAGGAACAACTGCAAGACTTTGTACATACTCTTGAGAGACTTAAACGGCATATCAACGTGACGGAACAGGAGGAACAGGCCATCACGGAAATGCCGACTCGCTGGGGCACGACCCCGTATTTTGCCGGACTGATGGACAGGGACGACCCGAATTGCCCGATTCGGCGACAGGTCGTTCCCAGCATCCAGGAACAGCAAAACAAGTACGGCATCCCCAATTATCTCATCTGGAAAGAAAACAGAAACACGGATGAAGTCCGGCCGGACTCCATTGCCAGGCAGTACACGGACCGGGTGGCTTTTACGGTCACAGACGTCTGCGCCAATTACTGCCGACACTGCTTCCGCAAGGAACTGGTGGTCGATCAGGAATTGAAGCTGCGATTCGATGTCGAGGAAGGTCTGGACTGGATCCGGGAACATCCTGAGGTGCGGGACGTCTTGATCACCGGAGGGGATCCGTTTCTGCTCTCCGACGATAAGCTGGACTATCTGATCCGCAAGCTGCGGGAAATGCCCCACCTGCAAATGATCCGCTTCGGCACCCGCACCCCCATTGTCCTTCCCCACCGCATTACCAATGGGTTGAGGAAGGTGCTCTCAGGACGGCATGACATTCCCATCTGGATCAACACCCAATGCAACCACCCTCGGGAAATCACGGATCTGACCGCACAGGGGATCTACGATCTTCTGACCTGCGGCGTGAACGTAGGCAACCAGGCTGTGCTGCTCAAGGGCATCAACGACGATGTCGAGACCTTCCGCGAACTGCATCAAAAGCTGCTGACCGTCCGGATACGACCGTATTATGTATTTTATTGCGAGCCCGCGCCGGGAATCGACCATTTCCGGACGCCCGTGGAAAAAGGCGCGGAATTGATCCGCGACGCCATTCGCGGCCATACCACCGGCCTGGCGCAACCCATGTACGTAATCGCCACGAGAATCGGCAAGATCCCCCTCATGCCCGACTACTACATCCAGGCCAAGAACGAAAAGGAATACACTCTGCGCAATTACCAGGGCAAGACAACCCCCTGGCCGACCATATCTGAGTAA